The Alnus glutinosa chromosome 3, dhAlnGlut1.1, whole genome shotgun sequence nucleotide sequence taaagaTGCATGTTACATGTATCAAAATTTTACCCAATAGAAATAGAATACACTATTATACTAGTACGTTAAAATCCATGGCATGGTCGTTGATCTGAAAAGTTAAAACGTgggaaaagataaagaaaaacacaaaagcaaagaaagaaagagaataataagCATTTGAAGGCAAAAAAAGATTCAACGTCAATGAAACGCAATTCCATTCCGGTGGCCGCAAACGCCGTGAGACTAATCAGCATTTGGGACCCGCCACTCTTCCTTAACGTTGTTTCTTTTTACTTTCCAAACAGCTTTTTGTCTCTCtaggactctctctctctctctcactgtttCCGACTCCGACATGTCCGACGTTCTTGTACGGCTACGACCCAGTCCCAGAACCCTGAGAGCAGGGATCTCCCGAGACTTCCGGAGACCGACTCTTGGAAATCTCTTAGTTTCAGGCTCAGGCGCCAGAGCGTTTTCTCTGTCCAGAAAAGCCCTGGTTTTTCCCGGGAAAATTCGTGTAGTCGGAGGGAGGTCTTCATCGAAGCTAAGCGCTTGGACCCAAGAGGGGTCGTTGCAGGAGCTCGATGACTCGCCTGTGTCCGTGGAGCTCCACCCCGTTTGCAGCGAGACCCAGTTCGATCGGGTGCTCGCGGAGGCTCAGCAGCTCGAGGAACCGGTCATCTTCGTTTGGTATggggttttgattttgtgaAACTTTTTATTTCGTTCCGGTGGGTTTCCTGTATTGGGTTGTTTGGTTGCGGAGAAAAAATGTGAGAGGAGGAAAAGGAATGTGTCAAGTTTTAATCTTgtggtgtttttttgtttaaatgctCAATTTGATTGCTAAGATGATGTTGGGAAGGTGAATGAAACATGAagttattcatccaaaaaaaaagaaaaagaatgaaacaTGAAGTTTGGATCTGTTTCAGGTTTGTTTGTCATTTTCTGGATACAAAAGATTTGAATGTTTGTTTCATGTTATTTTGAACAGTTTCTAAGTAACCAAATTGGCTATTAGGATTcgaattagaagtctattttgTTGCAATTAGCAGGTTTGCCATTTCTCTTCTTAAGAATGTTTTGTACTTCTGAGCAGCTATGGGAAAAGATTAGAGTTATTTGTTATAATGGCTTTGAGATGAAGGGATTAATTTTGTGGAATATGAGGCTAATACCACTCATCTTGTTTTTCTcggttttgtttgttaaaaaaaattggtattgTATTACAACTATCTACTTTACTTATTAACTTAAATAACTGATTTTTAGCATCACATATGTGAAAATACATCGGAATCATTTCATTGAAATGGGTTTTTAAAGTGAGGGTATATGAACTTGTAGGATGGCAGGCTGGTGCAGAAAATGTATATATTTGAAACCCAAACTGGAAAAGTTGGCTGCAGATTACTATCCAAGGTTAGGTTGACTTTTTCTGAATATCTAACACAATTTAGTTGACATGTGACAATGGGAGAacgaaaacataaaaacaaaaaacagaaaaaaaaaagaaaaaaaaaaaagaaaaaaaaaaaaggagttgtTATTTGGTTTGAGTTGGCACAGTGTATGCATAGTAGCTTCACCACTagcttcattaattattttgcATCAATTTCAAGTTGCATCATAACAGTTTCATTTTGCTGAACTAATACAACCCATTCATGAAAGCTTTAAAATCCACAACCTTCTTAGCCCTTCCAACGAAGCTCCAAACTCTAAAAGAGGCTTTCCTTGAGGATATCCTCAGCCATTAAAGTTTTTTCTGTCCTTTGTTTGCTGGAACCATCAAACTTGTTATTCAAATTTGGGTGGTTCGGTTGCATCTTATTTCATCATGATTTCAAACATGTCCTGCAAAAGTGACATTGAAAATAGGAACAGCTGACTAAATAACCTAATTCACAGTAACTCTTCTATTGCATGATTAGGGTATGGGGCATTTTTGTGTAATGCCCCCTTGCTTGGATCTTCAATATCATAACTGTGAAACTGTTCTTTTCCGTAACTAGACCAAAAACATTTGGAAATCAAGTCTATTATTGTATCACTCTTTGGCCAATTTTGAGAATTTGTTTCCAGAATCCAGATTCCAGAGATGTAGGGCTGTTTCAACTTAAATGAGAAATAACCTCCATAGGAATTTAAGATCCTTGTTTCTTTTTCCCAGATAAGATGAGCCAAAGCTGGAATGAAAGTGGAAAGCACTTTTATCTTCTTTATCCAAAATATCTTCAGTCATATTCCTTCATAAAGGAATGAGAGTGGGACAGCTTTCAGTTGGAAAACAAGATCTATTTTCTCCATAAAAGGCATGAGCTAGAGCTGGCTGAAAATGTGAAAGGGCTTATATTGAATGTTTGGATCTTTAATGCAGACTATTATCCTTCAGAATccatgtcctttttttttttttgaattagatAATCTTCCCAGTCGCATTCCCAATATTGTTTCTTGTTCTCATTATGCTTATGCATAGTGTTCTACAAATATCATCTGTTGGGCCGCATGCTGAATTGGACCTGTGTACATAATCATATGAATAGACATGAATAACAAATTGAGAAACATCACATGACACATTCATAGTTGTGTactagaaaataatattaatgataaCAATGGTAATCAGGGAAAACATTTTCAAAGTGAAACCAGTCAAGCACTGGATGCATATTTTCCCGAGTGTGTTTCTGTCTTTATAAGTGAGAATTGAAGCGTATAGTATCATATAGAGTGGCTTAGATACTCCATTAGTAAGAATTAATTTTGAGAACTGATTTGTTGCAGATTGCGGTTCTACCGCATTGATGTTAATACAGTTCCACACAAGCTTGTCGCTCGTGCAGGAGTCACTGTAAGTTTCTCATGATGCTccaaatttttgggtttttggcaTGGAGTTTGATTGCTGCATAACTGTATAAGCTTCAAAGGATTGCCTGACAGGGATTATCTACCTGAGTGATACATGGTTCTTTCATCATTTGAGTAATCTACATTATTCCTATATTTACGGTGTCACCTAGTTTTATAGCAGTAGGTGTAGTTTTGATGAGTATATAGTGTATGGAGACAGAAACAGAGAAgtagagttttcttttcttttcttttctgaaatttttttagGGTAGGGAGCATCAAGGATTGTGGAAAATGTGTCAAGGACCGGTGGCTTTTGAATTCTGTCAGCTCTCCCCTCGGGTCGCACTATCCAACTTTAAAGCAAACATGCCAAAACTTTGTTATTATCTTACTTAAGAATTGGCAACTTGGATGAAATATGAATATGCTTGGCCCttgctctttcttcttttcttcttcctttctgtGTCTAAATTGAGGCACTTATCAATTTTATCAATCCCATTGTTCTATATTGCTTCTGCCATACATGCATGCAGACTGTTGACTTAattatatttccttttccatgCATGTGTGTGGTGGGATCCGAAATATGTGTAGAAGATGCCTACTATACAGGTAAAAGTTCCATTGCAATCGAATGTCTTTAAGGAACTTGGTATGTTATTTCTTTCGTAGTGATGAAGAATGATTATGTTACAGCTGTGGAAGGATAGCAAGAAACAAGCTGAGATCATTGGTAGCCACAAAGCATATTTGGTAGTCAACGAAGTCCGTCAAATGATTGAAAATGAGGATGCCATGTAAGTCATGGTAGTACAGCAGAAACATCTTTTTTCTTCCCCCCCCCTTCATTCCCATTCTACAATATCATATAGAGGGAGATCAAATttgtaatcttttttctttttttaataaatgttctttctctcaaaatttcttttggggaaaaaatatattgaaataaaattgagtcttgTGCTTGCCATTGCTTTGCTCTATGTAAAGTGTATGCAACAAGAGGTGTTTTTGATGCTACACAATCTGTAGATTTTCCCTGAAAATGATCCcagcaacaaaacaaaaaaagaaaagcattttatttctttctttttggtcttaCCACAATGGAGGGGTTATCTGCAAGTTGAATTGATTATTCTGCAACAGAGCCAATTATTACTTCCTTCTTTCTGCTACGATGCTCGCTTATAAGGTACTTAAAACATTTCATGAAGCCAAATACTGTAAAATGTCACAATTTAATTGTTAGGAACATAAACTATTGAACTGAAACCATTACTCTTTTGAGTCTTGAGGGGGTCAAGAATTACCCTGGCTCTTGGTATCTATTAAACTGGTGGTGGCTGATATTTGCTGCGGGTATCTACTCAATACAAGAACACCAAGATGCTCATTTCTTATCATTGACCTTTTCAAAACTAGACAGTATTTTTGCCATCACTCTGATGCCAATGCCAGTTCTGGGCTTCTTCTAAAAAGTTCTTTCAGGCCTTTTTTATagacaaaaattttatttttcaacgcAATTCCAAACAATCTCTTCAACTGGTGGCTGGGAGAAAGAGTGAAAGGGAACAGCAAACTGGTTTTAtctaatttataagaaaacatgTGAAGCTGCTACACAGAATGCTCagcacaaaacaaaagaaaccctGTTTGGCCATGCATCTCCTTTCTGTTTAGGCTGGAGTTTAAGGTTGATGCATTAGGATCCTCTCTAGTTAAAAATTAACTGGAGAGGAGTCGGTTTTTTATACACatgggcatttttgtaattttacattatgtgaaattacaaaaatgttcATGTATATAAATGACAAGTTCTTCTCAATTAGAAAGGATCTAAATGCTGCTGCGTTCACATCCTTAGACTAATGGTTGAATTTAGTTGAAAAAACTAACCATATTTAGAAGAATGCTAATCTTCAATGACAAGTTCAAGAGTTGACTTAGTATTAAATTTAGGTGGGAGTTAGATTAGGTAGGATAAACTCTGCCACCTATGGAAAAAGGGTTTCGTTTACACCAACTCTAATGGTTCATAATTAGTTGCCAAAGACTACTATTATTGCTGAAGTTGTAACTACTGCCACTGCCGAAGCTATCACTATTGTTTGTTGTTGAAGCTGTGTTCaaaaatgcttcttttttttttttttcttttttttttttttgatacatGTCCCTTTGATAAACCGAGTTTGAGGAAATTCATCTAacttaatttgaaagaaaattttgtctgaaacaaaaattttatgGAGTAAGATcttttataaaatgaaaaaaaaaaacaaaaaagcaacacTCCTACAAACCCTTGCTTCTTCAATCATATTTTGTCTACGGGGTTAACTTCTTTTGTTCGGGTAATAAGATAAATGCTATCTGTCAcatttttattcaacttttatCCCACCTTGCTAATGTAACACTTTTTCAATAAGCCTTTAAATCAgtctttgtttatatatatataagggttgtTTGGAAATGCCACATCAGAAAAGTCAGATAAAAGTGTTgtgtataatattattcttaaaaataagagtaatattattcttaaaaataagagtaatattatacaccacatttttatcttattttaacgGTGTGTCACTACCAATTagcccttaatttttatttttatttttaaaaatgctcgTTAAAAATTGCACGTCAACAAAATAGGataaaaattagataaaaacgAGGTTGCTAACCTTTCTCTTAAAAGAAACTACCAAGGAGAATTGTTCTTAGCAAACTGTTATTGCTGTTGATGTGCCCTTTCATTTATGCTGGGCAAGTTGGTGTTAATCACAACAAcattttatctatattttctttattgctAATGATAGCATTAAAAAATTGGGATATCCACTAATTTTCTcgcattttaagttttttaaaattcaatttcCCTTAAAAGTAATAGTATTTAGTAGATTAATTCAGGgataatttatataattataagATATAATTTCCAATATTTagcaaacttttttctttttttttttttacattttattttttaaaaattgataaagtaaagatacaaaaatagaaaaataatttaaaaaaaaaaaaaaaaaaaaatcagttttccCCAACACCAAACCTCCCAAAAACACAATCCCAAACTGAAAGAGTCTTAACAAAATTTGCTGTGCCGCCCATGCACGTACATCACCGTCGATTCCCAATCAGACGCCCCACAATCATCTCTCGCTCTaacttttctctctctgaaaaGACCGACCTCTTTGGAGAATCTCAGGCCCACGCGACCACATTGATATCTCGAATGTTGTATCTCCGTGCAATTGTTGTAAGTTCTCCGCAGATTTTCGATTGTAAGCTCAGCCTCTCCATTGGCCTTTAACAATTCCTTTCCTttataaaacaaataacaaaaaaaagagcCACGCGTTAATGATTTTCAATTCCCACTCCTAAGTGCAGGAGTGGGTCACCGTTTGATTCTTTGTGGGTTTTTCGCATGATTAGAATTCTATTTGTAAAAGTTGTATACCTAGATAATCTAAATTGTTTGGACTCCCATGCCTATATTTGCTATGAATtgtgtggggtttttttttttttttttttttttgggggggggggggggggggtttggggATTTACTTTCAGTAGGATCGATTCTGGGCTTCTTCGTATTGATGCGAAGGTTCGGGTTAAGGTGTggaattattttgtttatttatttatttttccctgTTTTTTGGGTAATTGAATTTTGATGATTAACtatgctctgtttggttgctgagaaaggACAGGAAAAGAATGTAATTttgctgttaatttttttttttttttttatataaatattttgctCTTAATTTCATATGTTGTTTCACTTTGGAACAAGCAAACCCACAAAAGTAAACACTCAAATTTTGCGTAAATAAGAATTTGGCTGATTGGTGGAATTTCAATTTTTGGAGACTATAGATAGcaacccaaatttttttcagaaattaaatagggttagggttagggtaagAATTAGATTTTGAAAGCTTACTATTCCATAATTTTGCACTTTGCtgaattttgttagttttaattagttttaatttttttttatataggtaAATTAGAGTTTTAGGGATGGCAACTCGGAGTAACATAGATATGCTATCAAGCCTAGATGATGGGCTGCAAGGAACTGACGGGAATTTAGAAGATAGTTTCCAGAGTGAGCTTGAATTGATTCTGCATGAACAGCGCAATCAGCACTTTATCAAGCGAGAAAGAGATCTGAATATATATAGGAGTGGCAGTGCTCCGCCAACAGTTGAGGGATCGGTGAGTGCTGTTGGTAGTCTTTTTAGGAACCCTGATTTTATAGAGATTGATGGTATTAGTAATATCAATGGGGGTTTGTCAGAGGATGAGATTCGCTTGCATCCTGCTTATCTTTCGTATTATTATTCTCATGAGAATGTTAATCCAAGACTACCCCCACCGTTGATGTCAAAAGAGGATTGGCGGGTTGCTCAAAGGTTTCAGATTGGTGGATCTTCGTTGGGGGGAATCGGGGACTGGAGGAAGAAGTTGGTCAATGATGGTGATAGTTCATCATTGTTTTCAATGCAGCCGGGGCTTTCTGTGCAACAGGCTGAGAATGATTTGATGGAATTGAGGAATGCCAGTGGAAGGAATCTCTCTCGACAGACTTCATCTCAGTGGCTTGATAGAGGCTCGGATGGTTTGATTGGATTGTCGAGCACTGGGCTTGGTGCAAGGAGGAAGAGTTTTGCTGACATTGTTCAGGTAATTGACAATTATCCTAACAGTATTTTGTTTCTTTAGGTTTTCGATCCTGTGGCTTTAATTATGCACACTGTTTGATATATCTTCGAAACACTCTGGCTTTTCCTGATCAAAGCAATTTGGTCGAATAGAGCATGTGTTAGTATGGTGAAACGCTGGCTGTCATGTTTCTTGTTCTTCTATGCCAACGTTTTGTTTTGATGGTAACTGAAATTAGTATGTCTGCAGGAAGGAATGGATCAACCTAATTCCTTATCTAGCAACCTGTCACATCCAGGAAGTCATAATACTTTTGGTGATACCGTGGATGCTAAATCCGTGCCTGATCTCCATGCATCAGGGTTATGGAATGGAGTGGAGTCCATAGAGGGCTTGCATTCTGGAGCTGCTCCCCTGAGCCTGTTTGGAGTTCAGAATAGTACCTCAGTTTCTCATACTTTTGCATCTGCTGTGGGTTCATCTCTGTCAAGGAGCACAACCCCTGAACCACAGCTAGTTGGTAGGGCAGCTGGTTCTGGTCTTCCCCCAGTAGGGAGCAGCAGAGTTTCATCTATTGAGAAGAAGAATGTTGTTGGCTCGGCTGTTCAAAATGGTCACTCTTTTGGTGTGACTGAACTTGCTGATATTACAGCTAATTTATCTGGCTTAAACCTGTCAACAGCTAAACATGCAGATGGAGATAGTCATTTGCAGTCTCTGCTTCAGCTTGATATTGATAATCAACCTGATTTTGTGTTCAACATGCCAAATGGTCATAAGCAGAGTCTGCAGCAGAAACTCACTGACAAGTCCAATGCTGGAAATCTTTCTATGACTACCAACTACATTGATTTGGCAAGGAAAAATGGGATTGTAACAAACCTTAATGCTTCCAAGATAAGTTCCAATGGGCAAGTTAACTTTCCCAAAAGAACTTCTTCTTCTGCCAGTCTTTACTCAGAAGTTAATTCTTCAGGATTTGGAAGTTCGGAAGGATCAAATTTTCATCAAAGTACAAATATTCCAAGTATGGACTTTTCTAGCCACGTCACTGGTGCTTATCCTGGAAATGAAAAGTTCAATCCAGCGATGACTAACCATCTTGATGCAGGTCcatttctcttgtttcttcttGAAGTTTTTCATGCAACATTTTCTAGCACCCAAACTTTCATTACCTTAGTTAGCATTGACAgtttaattttcttatatttcagCTTTGACAGCTCCTGGTGGCGGACAAGTTCTGAACAGAGTGGGAAATCAAGCAGGGCCTGACCTTCATTCTCTATCTATGGACCCCCGTGTTATTCAGTACTTCCGTAGAAGTTCTGATTATGCAACCCATGCTGGGGCTAGGCCAAGTCCTTCTCAGGGTAGGGATTATTTTGGCACTTCACATGGAGACTTGGAGGGAGTTCACAAAGCATACCTTGAGGCATTGCTTGCTCAAAAGAAGCAACAATATGAGCTGCCCCATCTAGGTAAATCTGGTGGTTTTAATCATGGGTACTATGGGAATCCATCGTATGGTTTTGGCATGCCATATCCAGGAAACCCAATGGCAGATTCTGTGCTTCCTTCTATTGGATCTGGAACTCCAGTGTTTCATAATGAGCGAATCTCGCACCTTACTTCTATGATGAGAAGCTCAATGGGAGGATCCATTGGGTCATGGCACTCAGATATTAGCAGTAATATGGAAGGAGGATTTGCATCAACATTATTAGATGAGTTCAAGAACAACAGGACCAGGTCTTTTGAACTTTCAGACATTGTTGGTAATGTGGTTGAATTCAGGTAGGCATGTAATatgtttttttgggtgtttattTTACTCATATAGCCTCATCTGAATCACTGAGTTGATTGTCTCCTGTCCACAATACAGTACGGATCAGTATGGAAGTCGCTTTATTCAGCAGAAATTAGAAACTGCCACAGtggaagaaaagaacaaaatttttcCTGAGATCATGCCTCATGCTCGTATCTTGATGACTGATGTCTTTGGGAATTATGTCATACAGAAAGTATATGCTTTGTCTATCCATAATACTCAATAATGACTTATTCTACTCTTCAAAGTTCTTAATCAAATAGTGGTTCttgaattttcagttttttgagCATGGTACAGAAAGCCAAAGAAAGGAGCTAGCCAGTCAACTGACTGGCCATGTTTTGCCCCTAAGTCTCCAAATGTATGGTTGTAGAGTGATTCAGAAGGTACTTTTGTGTACCTTAcatcttgattttcttccatATTTATACATGTACAGCACATCCTTTCAGGGTTTCTTGCTTCATTTCTTTATCTGCTTGAAGTTTTCACAATTTTGATATGAACTTATCTGTTTCTGccttattttatttatccatttttaataATGACATGTTTTCTCTTATGATTCTTGCCACCTTAAATGCTCTATTGCAATGTGCAAGTTACCTATTTGACGCAATTGATCAACTGTTTGTGCCTAGTGCTTTTGCTCTTTTTGATGCATGTTTTGCTTCCATTTACATTCTTATGACATAAGGACATAAATGAATATCACAAGTGTATTTAAACCCTGTGCTTATGCATGCAGTTCTTCAATTTATGagatcaaaaaataaaaagtatcaatCATCATGGCTTTAAGAATTGTTTGGCATGGTCCAAAATGAAT carries:
- the LOC133862257 gene encoding thioredoxin-like 3-2, chloroplastic isoform X2, whose translation is MSDVLVRLRPSPRTLRAGISRDFRRPTLGNLLVSGSGARAFSLSRKALVFPGKIRVVGGRSSSKLSAWTQEGSLQELDDSPVSVELHPVCSETQFDRVLAEAQQLEEPVIFVWMAGWCRKCIYLKPKLEKLAADYYPRLRFYRIDVNTVPHKLVARAGVTMPTIQLWKDSKKQAEIIGSHKAYLVVNEVRQMIENEDAM
- the LOC133862257 gene encoding thioredoxin-like 3-2, chloroplastic isoform X1 → MSDVLVRLRPSPRTLRAGISRDFRRPTLGNLLVSGSGARAFSLSRKALVFPGKIRVVGGRSSSKLSAWTQEGSLQELDDSPVSVELHPVCSETQFDRVLAEAQQLEEPVIFVWMAGWCRKCIYLKPKLEKLAADYYPRLRFYRIDVNTVPHKLVARAGVTKMPTIQLWKDSKKQAEIIGSHKAYLVVNEVRQMIENEDAM
- the LOC133863466 gene encoding pumilio homolog 4, whose translation is MATRSNIDMLSSLDDGLQGTDGNLEDSFQSELELILHEQRNQHFIKRERDLNIYRSGSAPPTVEGSVSAVGSLFRNPDFIEIDGISNINGGLSEDEIRLHPAYLSYYYSHENVNPRLPPPLMSKEDWRVAQRFQIGGSSLGGIGDWRKKLVNDGDSSSLFSMQPGLSVQQAENDLMELRNASGRNLSRQTSSQWLDRGSDGLIGLSSTGLGARRKSFADIVQEGMDQPNSLSSNLSHPGSHNTFGDTVDAKSVPDLHASGLWNGVESIEGLHSGAAPLSLFGVQNSTSVSHTFASAVGSSLSRSTTPEPQLVGRAAGSGLPPVGSSRVSSIEKKNVVGSAVQNGHSFGVTELADITANLSGLNLSTAKHADGDSHLQSLLQLDIDNQPDFVFNMPNGHKQSLQQKLTDKSNAGNLSMTTNYIDLARKNGIVTNLNASKISSNGQVNFPKRTSSSASLYSEVNSSGFGSSEGSNFHQSTNIPSMDFSSHVTGAYPGNEKFNPAMTNHLDAALTAPGGGQVLNRVGNQAGPDLHSLSMDPRVIQYFRRSSDYATHAGARPSPSQGRDYFGTSHGDLEGVHKAYLEALLAQKKQQYELPHLGKSGGFNHGYYGNPSYGFGMPYPGNPMADSVLPSIGSGTPVFHNERISHLTSMMRSSMGGSIGSWHSDISSNMEGGFASTLLDEFKNNRTRSFELSDIVGNVVEFSTDQYGSRFIQQKLETATVEEKNKIFPEIMPHARILMTDVFGNYVIQKFFEHGTESQRKELASQLTGHVLPLSLQMYGCRVIQKALEVVEVDQQTQMVAELDCSVMKCVRDQNGNHVIQKCIECVPQDRIQFIISAFYGQVVALSTHPYGCRVIQRVLEHCDDANTQQIIMDEIMQSVCILAQDQYGNYVIQHVLEHGKPHERAAIISKLAGQIVKMSQQKFASNVVEKCLTFGGPEERQLLVNEMLGSTDENEPLQAMMKDPFGNYVVQKVLETCDDQSLELILSRIKVHLNALKKYTYGKHIVSRVEKLITAGERRIGFSVSFSS